One genomic region from Salvia hispanica cultivar TCC Black 2014 chromosome 2, UniMelb_Shisp_WGS_1.0, whole genome shotgun sequence encodes:
- the LOC125206100 gene encoding translation initiation factor IF-2-like produces MGPIGFSPGSGKGKGVIGPGTRGRGALGAPLGPSIPKASEIAPNGGESRPSNRGTGKKERGKGRPAARGPRRGDLPRAATRKDGGDDRSPTLVSQNKPGDSFKGKPQTFNQNQPLWPTPAPPPGPHPADRHVSRGRTGGGARRARGAATGAGGREDWPASSPTGKRKKRETSAERAWRKGGGLNRGFPEIW; encoded by the coding sequence ATGGGTCCAATTGGGTTTTCCCCGGGGAGTGGGAAGGGGAAGGGGGTGATCGGCCCGGGGACACGCGGACGAGGTGCACTCGGGGCGCCCCTCGGGCCGTCGATCCCGAAAGCCTCGGAAATCGCCCCCAACGGGGGAGAATCGCGGCCCTCAAACCGGGGGACGGGGAAAAAAGAGCGGGGAAAGGGTCGTCCCGCCGCCCGGGGGCCCCGCCGCGGCGATCTCCCCCGGGCGGCGACCCGAAAAGACGGTGGAGATGATCGGAGTCCCACCCTCGTTTCCCAGAACAAACCCGGGGATTCCTTCAAGGGGAAACCCCAAACCTTTAACCAAAATCAACCCCTTTGGCCCACCCCGGCCCCGCCCCCCGGGCCGCACCCCGCGGATCGGCACGTTTCGCGAGGTCGAACGGGGGGAGGGGCACGCCGAGCGCGTGGCGCAGCTACGGGGGCCGGCGGCCGTGAGGATTGGCCGGCGTCTTCCCCGACggggaaaaggaaaaaaagggaaacatCCGCCGAGCGTGCTTGGAGAAAAGGGGGGGGTTTAAACCGGGGGTTCCCGGAAATTTGGTGA
- the LOC125206101 gene encoding receptor kinase-like protein Xa21, translating to MAKPFISTLFLILFILLTTFPSSHSNNHSDLEALLAFKNSIHDDPLHALSSWNETTHFCRWNGVTCSKRHPHRVVSVIMSSQGLVGSLSPHIGNLSFLRTVNLKNNIFSGPIPEEIGRLRRLGKIEFSNNSFGGVIPTNLSQCTNLYYLNLIGNQLTGVIVPEIASLVNLQAVGLSRNMLSGTIPSFLGNLTDLLQLALQDCRFQGEIPKSLAQLRRLQWLNLGGNNLTGTIPLGLYNVSSIEFFVFDYNRLHGNIPVDIGSTLPKLRYLDLSVNHFSGALPASLSNCSLIRVIAVCAANFTGNIIDLTRLSALEFLNVGSNRFNGDIGSILSSLTNCTNLKFLRFFDNHFTGSLPDSIGNLSNHLWYLVISQNQLSGSIPSSVGNLVGLNTLYADTNNLKGPIPSSIGKLHKLQLLSLSGNGLTNEIPSSFGNLTLLNDLYLGHNNLSGSIPQSLGNCTNLLLLSLSDNNLGGSIPPEIVKLSSIAIALDLSHNALTDTIPSEVGALRNLGNMDLSHNRLSGAIPPSLGGCVMLSSLYLGGNSLLGEIPDSLTALRGLQYLDISQNNLSGMIPRFLVEFRLLYLNISYNELQGEVPTLGVFLNESAFSLEGNQGLCGGIASLNLPSCPPSPKSNNKGLRIILIPTIVGAICLALAVGLCVIIIYKRRALQYVGTPIFQLPEFLRLSYGDLLNATNGFSEMNLVGVGRFGSVYKGTINDDDEQTNVAVKVLNLNVRGACKSLASECNALRSIRHRNLLKIVSVCDSSDFQGNDFKALVYEFMANGSLDNWLHPENEEYRALSAIQRLNIAIDVASAVEYLHCGTDSIVIHGDLKPSNILLDKDMVAKVGDFGLAKIVSCSSEYGMNLVASTQGDVYSYGILVLEMFTNRRPTSDAFEGCLNLQDFVSTALTDRVIEVVDPFLHQELNVDETYWDCIVSILRIGVRCSKQLPRDRMSIGEVVNDLKKIRNVFPIL from the exons ATGGCAAAACCTTTCATCTCTACTCTCTTCCTTATTCTCTTCATCCTCTTGACCACCTTTCCTTCTTCACATTCAAACAACCATTCTGATCTCGAAGCTCTTCTGGCCTTCAAGAATTCCATACACGACGATCCATTGCATGCTCTGAGCTCGTGGAACGAAACAACGCATTTCTGCAGGTGGAATGGCGTCACATGTAGCAAAAGGCACCCCCACAGAGTTGTCTCGGTTATCATGTCGTCTCAAGGCCTTGTGGGATCGCTCTCGCCTCACATAGGTAACCTCTCTTTCCTCAGAACCGTCAACTTGAAAAACAACATCTTCAGTGGCCCAATCCCTGAGGAGATTGGCCGCCTCAGAAGGCTTGGCAAGATCGAGTTTAGTAATAATTCTTTTGGAGGTGTGATTCCAACAAACCTATCACAATGCACAAATCTTTATTACCTAAATTTGATTGGCAATCAGCTCACCGGAGTCATAGTCCCCGAGATTGCTTCTCTTGTCAACCTCCAAGCAGTAGGCTTGTCGAGGAACATGCTCTCGGGGACTATTCCGTCATTCCTAGGAAACCTAACGGATCTATTACAACTGGCATTACAAGATTGCCGGTTCCAAGGAGAGATTCCGAAGTCCCTCGCTCAGCTTAGAAGATTGCAATGGCTAAATTTGGGTGGCAACAATCTTACTGGTACTATACCATTAGGCCTTTATAATGTTTCAAGTATCGAATTTTTCGTATTTGATTACAATCGACTCCATGGAAACATACCTGTCGACATAGGCTCTACACTTCCTAAGTTGAGGTACCTTGATTTGTCCGTCAATCATTTCAGTGGAGCGCTTCCAGCTTCTCTATCGAACTGCAGCCTGATTAGAGTAATAGCAGTATGTGCAGCCAATTTCACTGGAAATATTATAGATTTAACGAGGCTTTCAGCTCTTGAATTTCTTAATGTTGGCAGTAACCGTTTCAATGGAGATATAGGTAGTATTTTATCATCCCTCACAAACTGCACCAACCTAAAGTTTTTGCGCTTTTTTGACAACCATTTCACTGGTTCATTGCCAGATTCCATTGGAAATCTTTCTAATCACTTGTGGTACCTGGTCATTAGTCAAAATCAGTTAAGTGGAAGCATTCCATCTAGTGTAGGAAACCTTGTTGGTCTCAATACTTTATATGCTGATACCAATAATCTAAAAGGTCCAATTCCCTCCTCCATTGGAAAACTTCATAAGTTGCAACTACTCAGTCTCTCTGGAAATGGACTGACAAATGAGATACCATCTTCATTTGGCAACTTGACTTTGTTGAACGATCTCTACTTGGGACATAACAATCTTTCTGGGAGTATACCTCAAAGTTTAGGCAATTGTACCAACTTGTTATTGTTATCTCTTTCAGATAACAATCTCGGTGGTTCAATACCTCCCGAAATTGTTAAGCTCTCATCCATTGCCATTGCACTTGACCTATCTCACAACGCATTGACCGACACTATTCCATCAGAAGTTGGGGCTTTGAGAAATCTTGGGAACATGGACTTGTCCCACAACAGATTATCCGGAGCCATCCCACCTTCTTTGGGGGGTTGCGTGATGCTCAGCTCGCTTTACCTAGGGGGAAATTCTCTTCTGGGTGAGATACCTGACAGTCTCACGGCTCTGAGAGGTTTGCAATATTTGGATATTTCGCAGAATAATCTCTCAGGGATGATTCCAAGATTTCTTGTCGAGTTCCGCTTGCTGTATCTCAACATATCTTACAATGAGTTGCAAGGTGAAGTCCCAACTCTCGGAGTTTTCCTAAATGAAAGTGCATTCTCACTTGAAGGAAACCAAGGCTTGTGTGGTGGAATTGCAAGCCTAAATCTTCCTTCTTGTCCACCAtcaccaaaatcaaacaataaaGGTTTAAGGATAATCTTGATCCCAACTATTGTTGGAGCCATATGCCTTGCACTTGCAGTGGGCTTATGTGTGATCATTATCTACAAACGGCGTGCATTGCAATATGTTGGAACCCCAATATTCCAACTACCAGAGTTTTTGAGGCTATCTTACGGAGATCTCTTGAATGCCACAAATGGATTCTCAGAGATGAATCTAGTTGGTGTCGGTAGATTTGGTTCTGTGTATAAAGGAACTAtcaatgatgatgatgagcaGACAAATGTGGCAGTGAAGGTTCTTAATCTCAATGTAAGAGGAGCTTGCAAGAGTTTGGCATCAGAATGCAATGCATTGAGAAGCATACGACACAGAAACTTGCTCAAGATTGTGAGTGTGTGTGACAGCAGTGATTTTCAAGGGAATGACTTTAAGGCATTGGTGTATGAGTTTATGGCCAACGGAAGCCTCGACAATTGGCTGCATCCTGAGAATGAAGAGTATAGAGCTCTAAGTGCTATTCAGAGACTGAATATTGCTATTGATGTTGCATCTGCGGTCGAGTACTTGCATTGTGGTACTGACTCCATAGTTATTCATGGTGATTTGAAGCCGAGCAACATTCTCTTGGACAAAGACATGGTCGCCAAAGTTGGTGATTTTGGATTAGCCAAAATTGTTTCATGCA GTTCAGAGTATGGCATGAACCTTGTTGCATCAACTCAAGGGGATGTATACAGTTACGGAATTCTTGTCCTTGAGATGTTCACAAACAGAAGACCAACAAGTGACGCATTTGAAGGGTGTCTAAATCTCCAAGACTTCGTTAGCACAGCCTTAACCGACCGTGTAATAGAAGTAGTGGATCCATTTCTGCATCAAGAACTTAATGTGGATGAAACATATTGGGATTGTATTGTTTCAATTCTAAGGATTGGAGTGAGATGCTCGAAGCAGCTTCCAAGAGATCGCATGTCAATTGGAGAGGTTGTTAATGACTTGAAAAAGATTAGAAATGTGTTTCCTATACTTTGA
- the LOC125206102 gene encoding putative receptor-like protein kinase At3g47110, which produces MAKPIFCTPFITLFALFILLTITPSHSNNHTDLEALLAFKKFINNDPLLALSSWNETTHFCRWNGISCSKRHPNRVVSVSLRSQGLMGWLSPHVGNLSFLKTMDLQNNSFRGTIPQEIGRLRRLRVIEFSKNSFVGGIPTNLSQCIHLYHLNLIDNKLSGGIVPEIASLVNLQSLGLSENMLSGNIPPVLGNLTNLLQLGLGNCGLLGEIPESLVKLRRLWRLNMYENNLTGSVPIGLYNISSLAFVMLNNNQLHGNIPSFTLPNLRALGLAFNRFTGELPASMSNSSMLEFISVSSNNFTVNIHDFTMLPALQYLLASSSNLKGDIHTIISSLTNCTHLRVLELSLNHFTGPLPESIGNLSSQLSFLNIRHNQLSGRIPSSIGDLVRLTVFSASSNSLEGPIPWSIGKLHSLQEIYLGQNRLTNEMPVSFGNLTLLNYLNLQLNNLSGSIPRSLGNCTNLLFLDLSDNNLSGSIPSEIMSISSLNISLNLSYNALTSTIPSEVGSMINLGTLDLSHNRLSGTIPSEVGAMSNLWALDLSHNRLSGTIPSEVGTIFYLGVLDLSYNRLSGTIPSSLGRCFILNQLLLARNSLQGKIPDGIRTLKSLRYLDLSQNNFSGMIPRYLAEFHTMLYLNLSFNMLKGEVPILGVFLNENAISLQGNNGLCGGIATLNLPSCSSSQKINKKSLGKILIPTVVGAICLGLVACFCVIITYRRHTLQNVGTSNFQVPDFLRLSYADLLSATSGFSEANLIGAGIFGSVYKGTINDDDDEQTDVAVKVLNLNLRGASKSFASECNALRNIRHKNLLKIVSVCDSTDYHGNDFKALVYEFVANGSLENWLHYENEGRGALSAIQRLNIAIDIASAVEYMHCGTDSIVIHGDLKPSNVLLDKDMVAKVGDFGLAKIVSQSLSSTEGSSSSAIKGTIGYIAPEYGVSLVATTEGDVYSYGVLVLEMFTNKRPTSDAFEGCLNLQDFVSTALTDHVTEVVDPFLHQELNVDEKYWDCVVSVLRIGVRCSKQLPRDRMSMAEVVNNLKKIKKVFPAYRNG; this is translated from the exons ATGGCAAAACCTATCTTCTGTACTCCATTCATAACTCTATTTGCCCTCTTCATTCTTTTGACCATCACTCCTTCACATTCCAACAACCATACCGATCTCGAAGCACTTCTAGCATTCAAGAAATTCATAAACAACGATCCACTCCTGGCTTTGAGCTCATGGAACGAAACAACACATTTCTGCAGGTGGAATGGCATCTCCTGCAGCAAAAGGCATCCAAACAGAGTCGTCTCTGTTTCGCTGCGGTCTCAAGGCCTCATGGGATGGCTCTCACCTCACGTAGGTAACCTTTCATTCCTCAAAACCATGGACTTGCAAAACAACAGCTTCCGCGGCACAATCCCTCAGGAGATCGGTCGCCTCAGAAGGCTTCGAGTGATCGAGTTTAGTAAAAATTCTTTCGTAGGTGGAATTCCAACAAACCTATCACAATGCATACATCTTTATCACCTGAATTTGATCGACAATAAGCTCAGTGGAGGCATAGTCCCCGAGATAGCTTCTCTTGTCAACCTCCAATCTTTAGGCTTGTCGGAGAACATGCTATCAGGGAATATCCCACCTGTCCTAGGAAACCTCACAAATCTATTACAACTTGGGTTGGGAAATTGCGGTTTGCTAGGAGAGATTCCGGAATCTCTAGTTAAACTTAGAAGATTGTGGAGGCTAAATATGTATGAGAATAATCTAACTGGTTCTGTTCCAATCGGTCTCTATAATATTTCGAGTTTGGCATTTGTGATGTTGAATAATAATCAACTCCATGGAAACATACCTTCCTTTACACTTCCCAATTTGAGGGCCCTTGGTCTTGCCTTCAACCGTTTCACTGGAGAGCTTCCGGCTTCAATGTCAAATTCTTCCATGCTTGAATTCATAAGTGTGTCATCAAACAATTTCACAGTAAATATACATGATTTTACTATGCTTCCAGCTCTCCAATATCTTTTGGCTTCATCTAGCAATTTGAAGGGAGATATTCATACTATTATATCATCCCTAACAAACTGCACTCACCTTAGAGTTTTGGAGTTGTCCTTAAACCATTTCACTGGTCCATTGCCAGAGTCCATTGGCAATCTTTCCAGCCAATTGTCTTTCCTAAATATTCGTCATAACCAGTTAAGTGGTAGAATTCCGTCTAGTATAGGAGATCTCGTCCGTCTAACTGTTTTTTCAGCTAGTTCCAATAGCCTCGAAGGTCCAATTCCTTGGTCGATCGGAAAACTTCACAGCTTGCAAGAAATCTACCTTGGACAAAACAGGCTGACAAATGAGATGCCGGTATCATTTGGCAACTTGACTTTGTTGAACTATCTCAACTTGCAGCTAAACAATCTTTCTGGGAGTATACCTCGAAGTCTTGGCAACTGTACCAACTTGTTATTCTTAGATCTCTCAGATAACAACCTCAGTGGTTCAATACCTTCTGAAATTATGAGTATTTCATCCCTTAACATCTCACTTAACCTATCTTACAACGCCTTGACGAGTACTATTCCATCAGAAGTTGGGTCTATGATCAATCTTGGGACATTGGACTTGTCCCACAATAGATTATCCGGAACCATTCCATCAGAAGTTGGGGCTATGTCCAATCTTTGGGCATTGGACTTGTCTCACAATAGATTATCCGGAACCATTCCATCAGAAGTTGGGACTATTTTCTATCTTGGGGTATTGGACTTGTCCTACAATAGATTATCCGGAACCATTCCATCTTCATTGGGTAGATGCTTCATCTTGAATCAGCTTCTCCTTGCGAGGAACTCTCTTCAGGGAAAGATACCTGACGGTATAAGGACTTTGAAAAGTTTACGATATCTGGATCTTTCGCAAAATAACTTTTCAGGGATGATCCCAAGATATCTGGCCGAGTTTCATACTATGCTATATCTCAACCTTTCTTTCAATATGTTGAAAGGTGAAGTCCCTATTTTGGGAGTTTTCCTAAATGAAAATGCAATCTCACTTCAAGGAAACAATGGCTTGTGTGGAGGTATTGCAACCCTAAATCTTCCTTCTTGTTCATCAtcacaaaaaattaacaaGAAAAGTTTAGGAAAGATCTTGATCCCAACTGTTGTTGGAGCCATATGCCTCGGCCTTGTAGCATGTTTCTGTGTGATCATTACATACAGGCGACATACATTGCAAAATGTTGGAACCTCCAATTTCCAAGTGCCAGACTTTTTGAGGCTATCTTATGCAGACCTACTGAGTGCCACAAGTGGGTTCTCAGAAGCTAATCTAATCGGTGCAGGGATATTTGGATCTGTATATAAAGGAACTATCAATGATGATGACGATGAGCAGACGGATGTAGCAGTAAAGGTTCTTAATCTTAACTTAAGAGGAGCTTCTAAGAGTTTTGCATCAGAATGCAATGCATTAAGAAACATAAGACACAAAAACCTGCTCAAGATTGTGAGTGTGTGTGACAGCACTGATTATCACGGGAATGATTTTAAGGCATTGGTGTATGAATTCGTGGCCAATGGAAGCCTCGAGAACTGGCTGCATTATGAGAATGAAGGCAGGGGAGCTCTAAGTGCTATTCAGAGACTCAATATTGCCATAGATATTGCATCGGCAGTTGAGTACATGCATTGTGGAACTGATTCCATAGTTATTCATGGAGATTTGAAGCCGAGTAACGTTCTCTTGGATAAAGACATGGTCGCCAAAGTTGGTGATTTTGGTTTAGCCAAAATTGTTTCACAAAGCTTGTCATCCACGGAAGGAAGCAGTTCATCTGCAATAAAGGGTACAATAGGCTACATTGCTCCAG AGTATGGCGTGAGCCTCGTTGCGACAACTGAAGGGGATGTATACAGTTACGGAGTTCTTGTGCTTGAGATGTTCACAAACAAAAGACCAACAAGTGATGCATTTGAAGGGTGCCTAAATCTCCAAGACTTCGTTAGCACAGCCTTAACCGACCATGTAACAGAAGTAGTGGATCCATTTTTGCACCAAGAACTTAATGTGGATGAAAAGTATTGGGATTGCGTTGTTTCAGTTCTGAGGATTGGAGTGAGATGCTCGAAGCAGCTTCCAAGAGATCGCATGTCGATGGCAGAGGTTGTTAATAACttgaaaaagattaaaaaagtGTTTCCAGCTTATAGAAATGGTTAA